GGCCGCCGCGTTGCGCGAGGCCTGGGAAGAAGTGGGCCTTTCGGCGCAATACATCGAGGTGCTCGGCAACCTGCCGACCTACACCACGGTCACCTCCTTCATCGTGACGCCGGTGGTCGCGCTGGTGCAGCCCGGCTTCGAACTCACCATCAATCCCTACGAAGTCGCCGATGCCTTCGAAGTGCCGCTCGCATGGCTGATGGACCCGGCCAACCACCGCCACCACACCGTGCCCGCACCCGATGGCACGAAACGCCAGTGGTACTCGATGCCCTACCAGGACGGTGCCGACGAGCGCTTCGTCTGGGGCGCCACCGCCGGCATGCTGCGCAATCTTTACCGCTTCCTGAGCGCCTGAATCCCGGCTGAACCTCTGGGCTCTCTCGCTATCATCGAAGGATGAGCTTCTTTGCCATCCTGTGCGCGTTGCTGATCGAGCAAGTGAGGCCGCTGGGCCCTCACAACCCCGTGTACGGCACCGTTCTCGCGTGGACCCGCTGGACCAGCCGCAATTTCGATGCGGGCAAGCCCCATCACGGATGGATCGCCTGGGCGCTCGCTGTCTTCGTGCCCACGCTCGTGGCCCTTGGCGTGCATTGGTTGCTGGTGCTCACGCTGGGCCTGCCGTTCGCGGTGCTCTGGAGCATCGCGGTGCTCTATGTCACGCTGGGCTTCCGGCAGTTCAGCCACCACTTCACCGACATCCGCGACGCGCTCGACGAGGGCGACGAGCCGCTCGCGCGCTCGCTGCTTGCGCATTGGCAGGGCGTCGATGCCGCCGAGTTGAAGCGCAGCGAGATCGTGCGCCATGTGATCGAGCATTCGGTCATCGCCGCGCACCGCCACGTGTTCGGCGTGCTGGCGTGGTTCTCGGTGCTCGCCGCCATCGGCCTCGGACCAGCCGGCGCGGTGTTCTATCGCATGAGCGAGTTCGTCGCGCGCTACTGGGCCCACAAGAACGGCGCGGCGGTGCAGCCGTCGAGCGTCTCGGTGCAGCAGGCCGCCGAGAGCGCCTGGCACGGCATCGACTGGCTGCCCGCGCGCATCACGGCGCTGGGCTTCGCGGTGGTCGGCAGCTTCGAGGAAGCCATCGACTGCTGGCGCAACGACGCCCGGCGCTTTCCGAATGAGAACGACGGCGTGATCCTCGCGGCCACTTCCGGCGCGGTCAATGTCCGCCTGGGGGGCGGTTCGCTGAGCCCCATTCCGGTCACCGATCCGCTGCCGCGCGCGCAGGCCGGCGAATCCGTGATCGATGGCCGCAGGCCCGACAGCGGCAGCACGCCAGGGCGCGAGCCCGAGCCCGGGCACCTGCGCAGCGTGGTCGGCCTCGTCTGGCGCTCGGTCGTGATGTGGATGGTGCTGCTGGCGTTGCTGACGCTCGCCCGCCTGCTCGGCTGAACGGCGCGGCATGACCTCCGCAGTGCCGGCCTTCTGGAGCCCGCGCATCGGTGCGCTCGAGCCTTACGTGCCCGGCGAGCAGCCGCGCATCGCGAACCTCGTGAAGCTCAACACCAACGAGAACCCGTATCCGCCGTCGCCGCTCGCCGTCGACGCGATCCAGCAAGCGGCTGCGAACGGGCTGGAGCGTTACCCCGACCCCACCTCGCTCGCGCTGCGCGAAGCGGTGGCGCGACGGCATGATCTGACGATCGACCAGGTGTTCGCCGGCAACGGTTCGGACGAGGTGCTCGCGCACGCCTTCTTCGCCTTCTTCCAGCAGGCCGAGCCCTTGCTGATGCCCGAC
This region of Variovorax sp. RKNM96 genomic DNA includes:
- a CDS encoding CobD/CbiB family protein, which codes for MSFFAILCALLIEQVRPLGPHNPVYGTVLAWTRWTSRNFDAGKPHHGWIAWALAVFVPTLVALGVHWLLVLTLGLPFAVLWSIAVLYVTLGFRQFSHHFTDIRDALDEGDEPLARSLLAHWQGVDAAELKRSEIVRHVIEHSVIAAHRHVFGVLAWFSVLAAIGLGPAGAVFYRMSEFVARYWAHKNGAAVQPSSVSVQQAAESAWHGIDWLPARITALGFAVVGSFEEAIDCWRNDARRFPNENDGVILAATSGAVNVRLGGGSLSPIPVTDPLPRAQAGESVIDGRRPDSGSTPGREPEPGHLRSVVGLVWRSVVMWMVLLALLTLARLLG